One Mus musculus strain C57BL/6J chromosome X, GRCm38.p6 C57BL/6J DNA window includes the following coding sequences:
- the Yy2 gene encoding transcription factor YY2: MASETEKLLCLNTESAEIPADFVELLPPDNIGDIEAVSLETSVGQTIEVYGDVGVDWAHGSQYHSPVIALQPLVGSSLSSRDHDKEMFVVQTREEEVVGYQDSDNLLFSPEFGSQMVLPVNEDDYLQPTTASFTGFLAAENGQGELSPYEGNLCGLTTFIEAGAEESVNADLGDKQWEQKQIDGLDGEFPFTMWDDVNEKEDPIAEEQAGESPPDYSEYMTGKKFPPEGIPGIDLSDPKQLAEFTSMRPKKPKGDFPRPIACSHKGCEKMFKDNSAMRKHLHIHGPRVHVCAECGKAFVESSKLKRHQLVHTGEKPYQCTFEGCGRRFSLDFNLRTHVRIHTGDKPFVCPFDACNKKFAQSTNLKSHILTHVKNKNDQ, encoded by the coding sequence ATGGCCTCTGAGACAGAGAAACTTCTGTGTCTTAACACAGAAAGCGCAGAGATTCCTGCTGATTTTGTGGAGCTGCTGCCACCGGATAATATCGGTGATATCGAGGCGGTTTCTCTGGAAACCAGCGTAGGCCAAACCATCGAAGTATATGGAGATGTAGGTGTCGATTGGGCGCATGGTAGCCAATACCACTCTCCTGTTATTGCTCTGCAGCCGCTTGTGGGCAGCAGCCTGAGTAGTAGAGATCATGATAAGGAAATGTTTGTCGTTCAGACAcgagaggaggaggtggtgggctACCAAGACTCAGACAACCTACTATTCAGTCCTGAATTTGGAAGCCAGATGGTTTTGCCAGTTAATGAAGACGACTATCTCCAGCCGACCACTGCCTCTTTTACGGGCTTTCTGGCGGCAGAGAATGGTCAAGGTGAGCTCAGCCCCTATGAAGGGAATCTCTGTGGTTTGACGACCTTTATAGAGGCCGGTGCAGAAGAAAGCGTGAACGCTGACCTGGGTGACAAACAGTGGGAGCAGAAGCAGATCGATGGTCTTGATGGCGAATTTCCCTTCACCATGTGGGACGATGTTAATGAAAAAGAAGATCCCATAGCTGAAGAACAGGCTGGTGAGTCACCCCCCGATTATTCTGAGTATATGACAGGAAAGAAATTTCCTCCTGAAGGAATACCTGGCATTGATCTTTCTGATCCCAAACAACTGGCAGAATTTACTAGCATGAGACCCAAAAAGCCAAAAGGAGACTTTCCAAGACCTATAGCATGCTCTCATAAAGGCTGCGAGAAGATGTTCAAAGATAATTCTGCTATGAGAAAGCACTTGCACATCCATGGGCCGAGAGTGCATGTCTGTGCAGAATGTGGCAAAGCTTTTGTTGAGAGTTCCAAGCTGAAACGTCATCAGCTtgttcacactggagagaaaccctaccaGTGTACCTTTGAAGGCTGTGGGAGACGCTTTTCCCTGGATTTCAATTTGCGCACACATGTGCGAATCCATACTGGAGACAAACCTTTCGTGTGTCCATTTGATGCCTGCAACAAGAAGTTTGCACAGTCAACAAACCTGAAATCGCATATCTTAACCCATGTTAAGAACAAGAATGACCAGTAA